From Fusobacterium perfoetens, one genomic window encodes:
- the ptsP gene encoding phosphoenolpyruvate--protein phosphotransferase, giving the protein MSIVINGIPASPGVAIGKIFLYKENEIVINKDNIEDTEAEKARLLAGRDASKEQLLAIREKTAKKLGEDKASIFDGHITLLEDEDLFDEVVELIEDENITAENALEQGIQGYCEMLGCLEDPYLRERAADLKDIGKRWLYNVTGTTILDLSNLPKDSIIITKDLTPSDTAQLDLDNVLAFVTEIGGKTAHSSIMARSLEIPAVVGTGDKYAEVKSGEDIIVDALEGTVILNPTEDEVKTYSAKRDEFLAEKELLKQLKDKDAVSRDGRKVGAWANIGSPKDIDGVLKNGAQGIGLYRTEFLFMNNDRFPSEDEQFEAYKAVVESLEGKPVTIRTMDIGGDKSLPYMELPKEENPFLGWRALRVCLDRPEILKTQFRALLRASAFGYVKIMLPMIISLTEVRKSRELLKECMEELRAEGIAFDENVQLGIMVETPAVAFRARSFAKECDFFSIGTNDLTQYTLAVDRGNEKISKLYNSYNPAVLQAIKCAIDGAHAENITISMCGEFAGDENATAVLFGMGLDAFSMSAISVPRIKRNVLALDKAECEALVERVLDCATAEEVMEEITKFNKATYNR; this is encoded by the coding sequence ATGAGTATAGTTATTAATGGTATTCCTGCATCACCTGGTGTTGCTATTGGGAAGATTTTTTTATACAAAGAAAATGAGATAGTTATCAATAAAGATAATATCGAAGATACTGAAGCTGAAAAAGCAAGACTTCTTGCTGGAAGAGATGCTTCTAAAGAACAACTTCTTGCAATAAGAGAGAAAACTGCAAAAAAACTTGGAGAAGATAAAGCAAGTATTTTTGACGGACATATCACTTTATTAGAAGATGAAGATTTATTTGATGAAGTTGTTGAATTAATCGAAGATGAAAATATAACAGCTGAAAATGCTTTAGAACAAGGAATCCAAGGTTACTGTGAAATGTTAGGTTGCTTAGAAGATCCATATTTAAGAGAAAGAGCAGCTGACCTTAAAGATATTGGAAAAAGATGGTTATACAATGTTACTGGAACTACTATCCTAGATTTATCAAATTTACCAAAAGATTCTATTATAATCACTAAAGACCTTACTCCATCTGATACTGCTCAACTAGACCTTGACAACGTATTAGCTTTTGTTACAGAAATAGGAGGAAAAACTGCTCACTCATCTATTATGGCTAGATCTTTAGAAATACCTGCTGTTGTTGGAACTGGGGATAAATACGCAGAAGTTAAATCTGGAGAAGATATAATAGTTGATGCATTAGAAGGAACTGTTATACTTAACCCAACTGAAGATGAAGTTAAAACTTATTCAGCAAAAAGAGACGAGTTTTTAGCTGAAAAAGAATTATTAAAACAATTAAAAGATAAAGATGCTGTATCTCGTGATGGAAGAAAAGTTGGAGCTTGGGCAAACATCGGTTCTCCAAAAGATATCGACGGAGTTCTTAAAAATGGAGCACAAGGAATCGGACTTTACAGAACAGAATTTTTATTTATGAATAACGACAGATTCCCAAGTGAAGATGAACAATTTGAAGCTTACAAAGCTGTTGTAGAATCTTTAGAAGGAAAACCTGTTACAATAAGAACAATGGATATCGGTGGAGATAAATCTTTACCATACATGGAACTTCCAAAAGAAGAAAACCCATTCTTAGGATGGAGAGCTTTAAGAGTTTGCCTTGACAGACCTGAAATCTTAAAAACTCAATTTAGAGCATTATTAAGAGCATCTGCTTTCGGATATGTAAAAATCATGTTACCTATGATTATATCTCTTACTGAAGTTAGAAAATCTAGAGAATTATTAAAAGAATGTATGGAAGAATTAAGAGCTGAAGGAATAGCTTTTGATGAAAACGTTCAACTTGGTATAATGGTTGAAACTCCAGCTGTTGCATTTAGAGCTAGATCATTTGCTAAAGAATGTGACTTCTTCTCAATAGGAACTAATGACTTAACTCAATATACTCTTGCAGTTGATAGAGGAAATGAAAAAATTTCTAAACTTTACAACTCTTACAACCCAGCTGTACTTCAAGCTATTAAATGTGCAATAGATGGGGCTCACGCTGAAAATATAACAATTTCTATGTGTGGAGAATTTGCTGGAGACGAAAACGCTACTGCTGTATTATTTGGAATGGGACTAGACGCTTTCTCAATGTCAGCTATCTCTGTACCTAGAATTAAAAGAAATGTACTAGCTCTTGATAAAGCAGAATGTGAAGCTTTAGTAGAAAGAGTTTTAGACTGTGCTACTGCTGAAGAAGTAATGGAGGAAATTACTAAATTCAACAAAGCTACTTACAATAGATAA
- a CDS encoding PTS transporter subunit EIIC — MKETNIFSKLQLLGKSLMLPIAVLPVAALLLRFGSKDMLDLAFINAAGNAVFANLSLLFAIGIADLYPVKYSI; from the coding sequence ATGAAGGAGACAAATATTTTTTCAAAGTTACAACTATTAGGTAAATCTTTAATGTTACCAATAGCAGTTTTACCAGTGGCGGCATTATTATTAAGATTCGGTTCTAAGGATATGCTAGATTTAGCTTTTATTAACGCAGCAGGAAACGCTGTTTTCGCAAATTTAAGTTTATTATTTGCTATCGGTATAGCTGATCTGTACCCTGTCAAGTACTCAATTTAA
- a CDS encoding ROK family protein — translation MNIKLDSLKKLNRGLILSSLKNNSFTRVELQKYTGLAAGTLSNIMKELVMENIILETEENSSSRGRKGTKLSINYDYKYVIGIKIKRGTMIGSLNSLDGVSLENITLNIPDKSPETIVDLIVKIYNQLKGDKSILGLGIAFPGQIDSNEGIVTFSAFYNWEKIKLRELIQKKIDCAVFIENDVRAMALSEKDFIDSDIKNMIYINIDRGVSCGIIFNNTLLLGDNFVAGQLGHSFVEDNGKICNCGKIGCLETIMTNPRMLEEYLEKTNHKFSNNEHIGFSFFVEKIEDKDEVALKILDHAIHSLAVVVGNLSNILNISTIIVGGDVTKCEEVFFKSFFKHMSSVCIPYVTENLNIRKSKFEHNDNTIGAVYVVLNQFFIGNIL, via the coding sequence TTGAACATTAAATTAGATTCGTTAAAAAAATTAAATAGAGGTCTTATTCTTTCTTCTCTGAAAAATAATAGTTTTACAAGAGTTGAGCTTCAAAAATATACAGGTCTTGCAGCTGGAACTTTATCTAATATTATGAAAGAGTTAGTAATGGAAAATATAATTTTAGAGACAGAAGAAAATAGTTCTAGCAGGGGAAGAAAAGGAACAAAACTATCAATAAACTATGATTATAAATATGTTATTGGGATAAAAATAAAAAGAGGGACTATGATAGGAAGTCTTAACTCTTTAGATGGTGTATCTTTAGAAAATATTACTTTAAATATACCAGATAAATCTCCAGAAACTATTGTTGATTTAATAGTAAAAATTTATAATCAGTTAAAAGGGGATAAATCTATTCTTGGATTAGGGATAGCTTTTCCGGGACAGATTGATTCTAATGAGGGAATTGTAACTTTTTCAGCTTTTTATAATTGGGAAAAAATAAAATTAAGAGAGCTTATTCAAAAAAAAATAGATTGTGCTGTCTTTATTGAAAACGACGTTAGAGCAATGGCATTATCAGAAAAAGATTTTATAGATTCTGATATAAAAAATATGATTTATATAAATATTGATAGAGGGGTTTCTTGTGGAATTATTTTTAATAACACTCTTCTTTTGGGAGATAACTTTGTAGCTGGTCAGTTAGGACATTCCTTTGTGGAGGATAATGGAAAAATCTGTAATTGTGGAAAAATTGGTTGTCTTGAAACTATTATGACAAATCCAAGAATGTTAGAAGAATATTTAGAAAAAACTAATCATAAGTTTTCTAATAATGAACATATTGGTTTTTCTTTTTTTGTGGAGAAAATAGAGGATAAAGATGAAGTAGCTTTAAAAATTCTTGATCATGCTATCCACTCTCTTGCTGTGGTTGTAGGAAATCTTTCTAATATTTTAAATATTTCTACAATAATCGTTGGGGGAGATGTTACAAAATGTGAAGAGGTATTTTTTAAAAGTTTCTTTAAACATATGAGTTCAGTCTGTATTCCTTATGTAACAGAAAACTTAAATATAAGAAAATCTAAATTTGAGCATAATGATAATACTATTGGTGCTGTCTATGTTGTACTTAATCAGTTTTTTATAGGAAATATTTTATAA
- a CDS encoding HPr family phosphocarrier protein has product MLSKTVEITNETGLHTRPGNEFVSLAKTFKSAIEVENEEGKKVKGTSLLKLLSLGIKKGTKVTVYATGEDEAEAIEKLAELLANLKD; this is encoded by the coding sequence ATGTTATCTAAAACTGTTGAAATCACAAACGAAACTGGGTTACATACAAGACCAGGAAATGAATTTGTTAGTTTAGCAAAAACTTTCAAATCAGCTATTGAAGTTGAAAATGAAGAAGGAAAAAAAGTTAAAGGAACTTCTCTTTTAAAACTTCTTTCTCTAGGAATCAAAAAAGGAACTAAAGTTACTGTTTATGCTACTGGAGAAGATGAAGCTGAAGCAATTGAAAAGTTAGCTGAACTTCTTGCTAATTTAAAAGACTAA
- the typA gene encoding translational GTPase TypA: protein MKIKNIAIIAHVDHGKTTLVDCLLKQAGVFGAHELEKVSERVMDSNDIERERGITIFSKNASVKYKDYKINIIDTPGHADFGGEVQRIMKMVDSVILLVDAFEGPMPQTKYVLKKALEQGHRPIVVVNKVDKPNARPEEVLYMVYDLFIELNANEHQLDFPVLYASGKGGFAKRELEDTDTNMVPLFETILSEVDDPSGDVEKPLQFLITNIEYDNYVGQLAVGKLHNGKMRRNQEVMLIKRDGSMVKSKISIIYGYEGLNKVEVDEAYCGEIVSIAGLSNIDIGETVADINNPVALPLIDIDEPTLSMTFMVNSSPFAGKDGKYVTSRNIWDRLQKELQKNVSMKVEATDSPDAFVVKGRGELQLSILLENMRREGFEVQVSKPKVILKEIDGKTYEPIEMALIDVEDSFTGIVIEKLGSRKGELISMTPGQDGYTRLEFKIPARGIIGYRNEFLTDTKGSGILNHSFYDFEPYKGPIASRKKGVLIATETGVSIAYALNAIQERGELFIGPGVDIYEGMVVGEHAKENDLIVNACKTKKLTNTRASGSDEAVKLAPPRKLTLEQALDYISDDEYVEVTPNFIRLRKRYLTDAERRKHFKKD from the coding sequence ATGAAAATCAAAAATATCGCAATCATTGCCCACGTTGACCATGGTAAAACTACTCTTGTTGACTGTCTTTTGAAACAAGCTGGAGTTTTTGGAGCTCACGAACTTGAAAAAGTATCTGAAAGAGTTATGGACTCTAATGATATTGAACGTGAAAGAGGAATCACAATTTTCTCTAAAAACGCTTCTGTAAAATACAAAGATTATAAAATCAACATAATCGACACTCCAGGACATGCTGACTTCGGTGGAGAAGTACAAAGAATTATGAAAATGGTTGACTCTGTAATTTTATTAGTTGACGCATTTGAAGGACCAATGCCTCAAACTAAATATGTTTTGAAAAAAGCATTAGAACAAGGACACAGACCAATCGTTGTTGTTAACAAAGTTGACAAACCAAATGCTAGACCTGAAGAAGTTCTTTACATGGTTTATGATTTATTTATCGAACTTAATGCAAATGAACACCAACTTGATTTCCCAGTTCTTTATGCATCTGGAAAAGGTGGATTTGCTAAAAGAGAATTAGAAGATACTGACACAAATATGGTTCCATTATTTGAAACTATTTTAAGTGAAGTTGACGATCCATCTGGAGATGTTGAAAAACCTCTTCAATTCTTAATCACTAATATAGAATATGATAACTATGTTGGTCAACTTGCTGTTGGAAAACTTCACAACGGAAAAATGAGAAGAAATCAAGAAGTTATGCTTATAAAAAGAGATGGAAGTATGGTTAAGAGTAAAATATCTATAATCTATGGATATGAAGGACTTAACAAAGTTGAAGTTGATGAAGCATACTGTGGAGAAATCGTTTCTATCGCTGGACTTTCTAATATAGATATTGGAGAAACTGTTGCTGATATAAATAATCCAGTTGCTCTACCATTAATCGACATTGACGAACCAACTCTTTCAATGACATTTATGGTAAACTCTTCTCCTTTTGCTGGAAAAGATGGAAAATATGTTACATCAAGAAATATTTGGGACAGACTTCAAAAAGAATTACAAAAGAACGTAAGTATGAAAGTAGAAGCTACTGATTCTCCAGACGCTTTCGTTGTTAAAGGTAGAGGAGAACTTCAATTATCTATACTTCTTGAAAATATGAGAAGAGAAGGATTTGAAGTACAAGTTTCAAAACCAAAAGTTATCTTAAAAGAAATTGATGGAAAAACTTATGAGCCAATTGAAATGGCTTTAATCGACGTTGAAGATTCTTTCACTGGAATAGTTATCGAAAAACTTGGTTCAAGAAAAGGAGAACTTATTTCAATGACTCCAGGACAAGATGGTTATACTCGTTTAGAATTTAAAATCCCTGCAAGAGGAATTATTGGATATAGAAATGAATTTTTAACAGATACTAAAGGTTCTGGAATATTAAATCACTCTTTCTATGATTTTGAACCATACAAAGGACCTATTGCAAGTAGAAAAAAAGGTGTTCTTATTGCTACAGAAACTGGAGTTTCTATCGCTTATGCTCTTAACGCTATCCAAGAAAGAGGAGAATTATTCATCGGACCTGGAGTAGATATTTATGAAGGTATGGTTGTTGGAGAACACGCAAAAGAAAACGACTTAATAGTTAATGCTTGTAAAACTAAAAAACTTACAAATACAAGAGCATCTGGTTCTGATGAGGCAGTTAAACTTGCACCACCAAGAAAATTAACTCTTGAGCAAGCTCTTGACTATATCTCTGATGATGAATACGTAGAAGTTACACCTAATTTCATCAGACTTAGAAAAAGATATTTGACAGATGCAGAAAGAAGAAAACATTTCAAAAAAGATTAG